Genomic window (Nicotiana sylvestris chromosome 7, ASM39365v2, whole genome shotgun sequence):
aacatatttttgtatttttaataatttaacaaataaacatgcatagacaaatataaataattatccaaaaatgtcacaaaaattctcaaaattgcacaccaaagaaaatattttattttgaattttttgggagtaattctcatatagggcaaaaatcacgtgcttacagctaacataataaattggagactgtttaccttggtcttcacgaactaaaagaacacttaccgctacttctgaaacAACAAGGTAGATGCGTAGTTTCTCCCCATCTTTTGGTTTCGCAAGCaatggtggatttgacaagtataCTTTCAAATTTTTAAGAGTTTGTTGACATTCCTCAGACCATTCAAACTGATCCTGCTTTTTAGAGCTGAAAAGAACCTAAagcatttttatgatgatttggaaataaatctttccAAGGCTGCTATTCTTCCTGTCAATCTCTCTACCTCTTTTTTACTTGTAAGTGTATCAGGAATTTCCTCAATAGCTTTAATCTGCGCGGGATTTACTTTAATGCCATTATTAGAAACAAGAaatcccaaaaacttacctgacgaaatgccaaatgcacatttctcagggTTTAGCTTCATGTTAAATTTACGAagaatctgaaatgtatcagacaAGTATTGGATATGATCCCCTACTTGTTGTGACTTGAccagtatatcatctatatataatTTCATGGTTTTCCGTAAATGTTCTTGAAATATTTTGGTCGCCGACCTTTGATATGTGGCTCCGGCGTTTttgagaccaaatggcattactttgtaacagtaagtccccatgtctgttataaatgaaggGTTTTCCTCATCTATGGGATCTATTTTGATTTGATtataccctgaatatgcatctaaaaaacttaacaattcatgtcctACAGTAGCATTAATTAGTTAATCTATAtgcggtaatggaaaagaatctttaggacaagctttgtttaggttagtataatctacacaaactcgccacttaccattctttttaGGTAGTACTACAGTATTAGCTAACCAATTTGGATATTTTACCTCTCGGATAGACCCAAGTTTTAAAAATTTTtgtacctcatcttgaatcacctgatttttaaaagatccttgctttcttttcttttgtttgataggTGGATATGATGATCTTCATTTAACTTGTGAGTCATTACTTCCAGaggtattcctgtcatatcagaatgggaccaagcaaaacaatccacgttagttttcaaaaattcagtcaacttacctttcatttcGTGGCTTAAGTTGGCCCCGGtgtagactttcctttcaggccaAGGTGGGAATAGTTCTACAGCTTCCAATTCTTCAATCATCattttgatgttttcattttcCTCTGATTCTTGGTTAGAATCAGGCCTCGAGTCTACATCTGTTGCATGTGTTCAGTTGAGGCTTGTGTTGTAGCATCCTCAACTGGATTctataattgctatttttctttgttttttgcgCTTGAATTTGCTACAGAGTTGATGATCCTAGACTTTTGTTGATCACCACGGATTTGTCGTATTCCCCATTGTGaagggaatttaataacttgatgcagggTAGATGGCACAACATCCATTTTTTGAATCCATGGTCTaccgagaatcatattgtaagccatgtccatctctaccacctgaaattttgtgtctttgacaactccttctaCGAATGTGGAGAGTATTATCTCCCCTTTTGTTACGACGCTCGAGTTGTCAAAACCAAATAAggtatgcgccttgggtatcaacttatcttcagcttgcattttcGTTTACCACTCTTAGCAAAATGATGTTcacgagctacctggatcaatcaaaactcgttttacattagtgtcATGCACAAGTAaaaatattaccagtgcgtcattgtgtgGGATTAGTATGCCATCTACATCTGAatcatcaaatgtaatacttTCTTCTTCCAAAACATGTCGAACTCGCTTCCCGTGTGTGACTGTAATTTGAAACTTTCTTGGCTGTCGTATATGTCACGCCATTATTTCTTCTCCTTCGCTTATAACATTAACTATCCTTTTTGGTGAAGGAGGTTTAGGGGGATCCTGCCTGTTTTTCATATACGCTTGCTTACCTTTTTTGCCAAACAATTCGGTTAGATATCCTTGCTTTAACAAATGGTCAACTTCACCTTGTAGCAGCCAACAATCCATCGTTTTGTGACCATGATcgttatgaaactcgcaccaaaaaTTAGGATTTTTCCTGTTCGGGTTTGATCTCATTTTCCTTGGCCATcgcaccttatctcccatgcttcttaatatTGCTACTAACTCTGATGTGCTAACATTGAAATTGTACGTGCCAAACTTCGCCTTCGAGCCTCTATCATCATCTCGCGTCTCTCGCGCGTTTCGCTCTTTTCCAAACCTTGATAATGAGCCTGATTCTCTATCTCTCGATCTATGATCGTACCTTGAGTTATCCTGCTTTGAACGTGAGTCTCTTCCTGCTGGTCCCATGTAgggctcgtacctgtttttaccagACCTTTTTTCAGTTTTAGCACGTCTTGAACTTACCATCTCCTCTTTTTGAGACCGAGTGatggtatcttcttctatccgcagcttcgtgctatatctgttgtaaacatcattccaagttgttgctggaaATTCACGTAGAC
Coding sequences:
- the LOC138873320 gene encoding uncharacterized protein; the encoded protein is MEDIFKIKQGDSKLLKEFVDRFQHERMMLPYVPDNWVAMAFANNLNEKSSEAIRRLKESLREFPATTWNDVYNRYSTKLRIEEDTITRSQKEEMVSSRRAKTEKRSGKNRYEPYMGPAGRDSRSKQDNSRYDHRSRDRESGSLSRFGKERNARETRDDDRGSKAKFGTYNFNVSTSELVAILRSMGDKVRWPRKMRSNPNRKNPNFWCEFHNDHGHKTMDCWLLQGEVDHLLKQGYLTELFGKKGKQAYMKNRQDPPKPPSPKRIVNVISEGEEIMA